Part of the Halalkalibacter krulwichiae genome is shown below.
TTCCCTATATAACAAAATGGGCAAACATAATCTGACCATACTTCTATTTTCAATTAAACACACCACTTTCCTGTTGAGTTACTCATACAATAGCACATTATTTAGGGGGTAGCTAAATAAATGAACTTCCCCAGTTTGGTCGATTTTATTTTTGTTCTTGTTTATAAGGACAAGACATAGAAGGGTTTGATTGTTACAATGAAACTAATTAGAAAAGGGAGGGTGGAGAATGGTTAATAATAGACAAATTAAATTAATTGCCATTGATATGGACGGGACATTGTTAAATGACTGTCATGAGATTTCAATGGAAAATAGAAAGGCAATTCAAGAAGCTGAAGAAAAAGGAATTCACGTTGTTATTAGTACTGGAAGAACTAGAATGTCATGCGATGAGTTGGTCAATTCTTTGGCGCTCCATGCTCATTTGATTACAGTCAATGGCAGTGAAATTTGGGATGAAAATAGAACTCTTATTGAACGTCAATTGCTTGACCTGCAACACATCGAACAGATGTGGGGGCTTAAGCAGCAGCATGATGCAACTTGCTGGGCGGCTACGGTAAATAAAGTGATAAGAGAGGAGTTTCCTAGTGACTTATCCTCACATGAGTGGATGAAGTTTGGTTTTGATATTGAAGAGGATGACACGAGAAAGAAGATCTTGGCTGAGCTTCAGAAGAATAAAGAACTTGAAGTGACCAATTCAAGTCCAACTAATATAGAAATAAATGCAGCTGGGGTAAACAAAGCAAATGCCTTGAAGAAAGTCTGTGAGCGGTTAGGCATTACAATGGATCATGTTTTAGCAATGGGAGATAGTTTAAATGACTTAGCCATGATTAAAGAGGCGGGAATTGGGGTTGCCATGGGTAACGCACAACCATTCGTTAAGCAGTCTGCCGATTGGATAACGGCAACAAATGTTGAAAATGGTGTCGCAAAGGCGATTCAAAGATGGGCATTACGTTCTAGCAGTCAGTAATGTAAGTTTTGGATAGCTGATTTACATGGGTGTTTGACCTAACGAGGAAAGTGACTTATAATGAACAACGGCAATGATCGCTTTCTTCAATGTGATGAACAAGGAAGTAAGAAATCATTCTCATAGTTTTTTAGTGGAAAATAAATGTTTCTTTTTAAAATGATAGAAGGTTGCTTACGTAAACACAGAATGTGAGTGCATAAGAGACCAACGTTGATGTTTTTTATCACCGTTGGTCTCTTTTTTTGTGAAAATTTATTATTCTGACAACTTTGCGAAGAGCGCAAGAGGAGGCTATATAATGAATCGCTGGTTAGTTGTTTTAGGTGCTGTATTAATTCAAATTAATCTAGGGGCTGTGTATGCATGGAGTTTATTTAATCAGCCTCTAATAGATAAATTTGGCTGGAATAGAGAAGATGTCGTTGTAACGTTTTCCATTACAATTGCAACGTTTGCGTTAGCAACCATTTTTGCAGGAAGGCTTCAGGATCGAATTGGTCCTAGATGGGTTGCAACAATTGGAGGTTTGTTATTAGGAATTGGGCTAATATTAGCTAGTCAAGCGTCCACTCTCCTTCAACTTTATTTTTTTTATGGTGTAATTGGAGGAATCGGGATTGGGATGACGTATGTTTGTCCACTTTCAGCTTGTGTGAAATGGTTCCCGAATAGAAGAGGTTTTATAAGTGGTGTGGCAGTCGCTGGATTTGGATTAGGAGGTTTAATTTATAAACCTGTAATTAGTTCCTTAATAGAAATGACAGGTGTCTCTTCCTCTTTTCTTTATTTAGGAATTATATATTTAGTGCTAGTTGTAGCAGGGGCACAATTGTTGAAAAATCCGCCTAAAGAAGACTCTATTTCTTCGAATCTAGAAAATGTTTCTAGTGATGCAAACAATGATTTCACACCGAAACAAATGCTTGGAACCTACCAG
Proteins encoded:
- a CDS encoding Cof-type HAD-IIB family hydrolase, producing the protein MVNNRQIKLIAIDMDGTLLNDCHEISMENRKAIQEAEEKGIHVVISTGRTRMSCDELVNSLALHAHLITVNGSEIWDENRTLIERQLLDLQHIEQMWGLKQQHDATCWAATVNKVIREEFPSDLSSHEWMKFGFDIEEDDTRKKILAELQKNKELEVTNSSPTNIEINAAGVNKANALKKVCERLGITMDHVLAMGDSLNDLAMIKEAGIGVAMGNAQPFVKQSADWITATNVENGVAKAIQRWALRSSSQ
- a CDS encoding L-lactate MFS transporter, giving the protein MNRWLVVLGAVLIQINLGAVYAWSLFNQPLIDKFGWNREDVVVTFSITIATFALATIFAGRLQDRIGPRWVATIGGLLLGIGLILASQASTLLQLYFFYGVIGGIGIGMTYVCPLSACVKWFPNRRGFISGVAVAGFGLGGLIYKPVISSLIEMTGVSSSFLYLGIIYLVLVVAGAQLLKNPPKEDSISSNLENVSSDANNDFTPKQMLGTYQFYLLWFMFLFGSVSGLMVISFAVDIGIDLVQVTLEQAGNAVMVIALFNAAGRIVLGNLSDRLGRKKTLIMIYSLTAIIMFYMSTGFMNYSTFLIAVSLIGFCFGGFLALFPSVTADYYGTRYIGSNYGFMYQAYGLSAFAGPLIVKVLPFTQAFVLAGLICVLAIIMAKLVVVPQKATVTNFKEKQAS